A genomic segment from uncultured Erythrobacter sp. encodes:
- a CDS encoding cytochrome P450, which translates to MSGEAVLSGEFARKVIDPHAYAEWDGLLDTFDHIRAATPVAKVQPDTPGLFDPFWLVTAYDDVMRISKDNAAFLNNPRPVVFSFNQAIEFSRAATGSNMLVDSLVVFDAPIHPKYRKLTQEWFMPRNLARLEGELRALAARTVDRMLERSQDLGGEVDFVKEVSGPYPLRVVMQILGVPPEDEFRMQMLTQQLFGGQDKDLSGSGMDQMTPEQVVQIVAGAVKTFEDYFAGIAEDRRKHPTEDVASVIANALVDGQPLPPRDMAGYYIIVATAGHDTTSASTAGAMQALANDPEQWARVKADRSLLPGIVEEAIRWTSPVQHFMRTAAEDVELGGQQVKQGDWLMINYVAANHDPAQFPNPRRFDAARSPNRHLAFGAGAHQCLGLHLARLEMRILFEALLDKVASVEPAGEAKRASSTFVGGLKTLPLRVTAA; encoded by the coding sequence ATGAGCGGCGAGGCGGTTCTCTCCGGTGAGTTCGCCCGCAAGGTCATCGATCCGCACGCCTATGCCGAATGGGACGGGCTGCTCGACACCTTTGATCACATCCGCGCCGCCACCCCGGTGGCCAAGGTGCAGCCCGACACGCCGGGGCTGTTCGATCCGTTCTGGCTGGTCACCGCCTATGACGATGTGATGCGCATCTCGAAGGACAACGCCGCCTTCCTCAACAACCCGCGCCCGGTCGTCTTCAGCTTCAACCAGGCCATCGAGTTCAGCCGCGCCGCCACCGGATCGAACATGTTGGTCGATTCGCTGGTGGTGTTCGACGCGCCGATCCACCCCAAGTACCGCAAGCTGACCCAAGAATGGTTCATGCCGAGGAACCTCGCCCGGCTAGAGGGTGAACTGCGCGCACTGGCCGCGCGGACGGTCGACCGGATGCTCGAACGCTCGCAGGACCTGGGAGGCGAAGTCGACTTCGTGAAGGAGGTCTCCGGCCCCTACCCCTTGCGCGTCGTCATGCAGATCCTCGGCGTCCCGCCCGAGGATGAATTCCGGATGCAGATGCTCACCCAGCAATTGTTCGGCGGGCAGGACAAGGACCTGTCGGGCTCCGGCATGGACCAGATGACGCCGGAGCAAGTGGTGCAGATTGTCGCCGGCGCGGTGAAGACCTTCGAGGATTACTTCGCCGGGATAGCCGAGGATCGCCGCAAGCACCCGACCGAGGATGTCGCCAGCGTCATCGCCAATGCGCTGGTTGACGGCCAGCCGCTCCCGCCGCGCGACATGGCGGGATACTACATCATCGTCGCCACCGCCGGGCACGACACCACCTCGGCCAGCACGGCGGGCGCAATGCAGGCGCTGGCCAATGACCCGGAGCAATGGGCGCGGGTCAAGGCCGACCGTTCGCTCCTGCCCGGCATCGTCGAGGAAGCGATCCGCTGGACCTCCCCCGTCCAGCACTTCATGCGCACCGCCGCCGAGGATGTGGAGCTGGGCGGGCAGCAGGTGAAGCAGGGCGACTGGCTGATGATCAACTACGTCGCCGCCAATCACGACCCCGCGCAATTCCCCAACCCCCGCCGCTTCGACGCCGCCCGCTCCCCCAACCGACACTTGGCGTTCGGCGCAGGCGCGCACCAGTGCCTCGGCCTGCATCTGGCGCGGCTGGAGATGCGGATTCTGTTCGAAGCCCTGCTCGATAAGGTGGCCAGCGTGGAACCGGCAGGCGAGGCCAAGCGCGCCAGCAGCACCTTTGTGGGCGGGCTGAAGACTCTGCCGCTGCGGGTGACGGCGGCCTAG
- a CDS encoding COX15/CtaA family protein: MATSASVSNLFKPAPHTRARPLAIARWLELVALLVVGIVVVGGITRLTESGLSITEWNVVSGILPPLNEAAWQAEFAKYRLTAEFRMESGPAGMDLAAFKFIFFWEWFHRILGRVIGLAYLLPLIVFAARRAIPAGYGWRLAAMFTLILGQGALGWYMVSSGVGNTDLTDVSHFRLSAHLLTALFLLAGLVWTSRDLRLLAGDPAAGPAPLTAGAALVAAVLFVQLLLGAWVAGLNAGLAANDWPLMNGQLLPEVDWSQGALWTLTHDPFLLHFLHRWWAWVAVAALVWLGRAVRKTDRFASIAVHTAFGTMVLLGIATVMSGVSLWIAAAHQLVGALTVAATVWAMHCNGIARRGGAAA; encoded by the coding sequence ATGGCCACCTCCGCCTCCGTGTCGAACCTGTTCAAACCCGCCCCGCACACCCGCGCCCGGCCCCTGGCGATTGCGCGCTGGCTGGAGCTGGTGGCGCTGCTGGTGGTGGGCATCGTGGTCGTCGGCGGGATTACCCGGCTGACAGAGAGCGGCCTTTCGATCACCGAATGGAACGTGGTCAGCGGCATCCTCCCCCCTTTGAACGAGGCGGCATGGCAGGCCGAATTCGCCAAGTATCGGCTTACCGCCGAATTCCGGATGGAAAGCGGCCCGGCGGGGATGGATCTGGCCGCATTCAAGTTCATCTTCTTCTGGGAATGGTTCCACCGCATCCTTGGACGGGTGATCGGGCTTGCTTATCTGTTGCCGCTGATCGTATTTGCCGCGCGGCGGGCGATCCCGGCGGGATATGGCTGGCGGCTGGCGGCGATGTTCACGCTGATCCTCGGGCAGGGGGCGCTGGGGTGGTACATGGTGTCCTCGGGCGTCGGGAATACCGATCTGACCGATGTGAGCCATTTCCGCCTGTCAGCGCATTTGCTGACGGCGCTGTTCCTGCTGGCGGGGCTGGTGTGGACGTCGCGCGATTTGCGCCTGCTCGCCGGCGATCCTGCCGCAGGGCCGGCGCCGCTGACGGCAGGCGCGGCGCTGGTTGCGGCCGTCTTGTTCGTCCAGCTATTGCTTGGTGCCTGGGTCGCGGGGCTTAACGCGGGCCTCGCCGCCAATGACTGGCCGCTGATGAACGGGCAGCTGCTGCCCGAGGTCGACTGGTCGCAAGGCGCGCTGTGGACGCTTACGCATGATCCCTTCCTGCTCCATTTCCTCCACCGCTGGTGGGCATGGGTGGCCGTCGCGGCGCTGGTGTGGCTGGGGCGGGCGGTGCGCAAGACGGATCGGTTCGCGAGCATCGCGGTGCACACTGCGTTTGGGACGATGGTGCTGCTGGGGATTGCGACCGTGATGAGCGGGGTCTCCCTGTGGATCGCCGCTGCGCACCAACTGGTCGGCGCGCTGACGGTCGCCGCGACCGTGTGGGCGATGCACTGCAACGGCATCGCACGGCGGGGCGGAGCTGCCGCCTGA
- a CDS encoding metallophosphoesterase, with amino-acid sequence MSSDRLRLFHLSDIHFGLEDRDALAWVRDEIAAKRPAAVVITGDHTMRARHHEFAAATRWITALDVPVTISIGNHDMPYFNLIERFFDPYKRFEGMKSLVEREIDLAGLAIVPLKTVRRWQPRMNWSKGWVTAPALADCLAALDRLPAGTRALVAVHHPLREAGTHGTALTRGGENALRELARRNVLGVLSGHVHDAFDIAEPTSEGPVRMIGAGTLSQRTRSTPPSFNELTWDGVRLEVAVRNLEGVPTRDMLIEDVPEDATPPRTPGEPVAPVDRVPPVDPSVH; translated from the coding sequence ATGAGCTCTGACCGGCTGCGTCTGTTCCACCTCTCCGACATCCACTTCGGGCTGGAGGACCGCGATGCGCTGGCATGGGTGCGCGACGAGATCGCTGCAAAGCGCCCCGCTGCCGTAGTAATCACAGGCGATCATACCATGCGCGCGCGCCATCACGAATTCGCCGCCGCAACCCGCTGGATCACCGCGCTCGACGTTCCGGTGACGATCAGCATCGGCAATCACGATATGCCCTATTTCAACCTGATCGAGCGCTTTTTCGATCCCTACAAACGGTTCGAGGGGATGAAATCGCTGGTTGAACGCGAAATCGACCTCGCGGGGCTGGCGATCGTGCCGCTCAAGACTGTGCGGCGCTGGCAGCCGCGCATGAACTGGTCGAAAGGCTGGGTGACCGCCCCGGCGCTGGCCGATTGCCTCGCTGCGCTCGACCGGCTGCCTGCCGGAACGCGGGCGCTGGTGGCGGTGCACCACCCGCTGCGCGAGGCCGGAACGCACGGCACGGCGCTGACTCGCGGGGGCGAGAATGCCCTGCGCGAACTCGCGCGGCGCAATGTGCTCGGCGTGCTGTCGGGCCATGTCCATGACGCGTTCGACATCGCCGAGCCGACCAGCGAAGGCCCCGTCCGGATGATCGGTGCGGGAACGCTGTCGCAGCGCACCCGCTCGACCCCGCCCAGCTTCAACGAGTTGACGTGGGACGGCGTGCGGCTGGAGGTGGCGGTGCGCAATCTCGAAGGTGTGCCGACGCGCGACATGCTGATCGAGGATGTCCCCGAGGATGCCACCCCGCCGCGCACGCCGGGCGAACCGGTCGCGCCGGTCGATCGTGTCCCCCCGGTCGATCCGTCGGTGCATTGA
- the thiS gene encoding sulfur carrier protein ThiS, which yields MTKSLTLNGAPHRSAATTIADLVRELDLAPEKVAVERNGEIVPRSTLGDAPLADGDRLEIVHFVGGGDHAADTWTVAGRTFTSRLIVGTGKYKSFEQNAAAVAASGAEIVTVAVRRVNVSDPKAPMLTDFIDPKKITYLPNTAGCFTGEDAVRTLRLAREAGGWDLVKLEVLGEARTLYPDMRETLKATEVLAKEGFLPMVYCADDPIAAKQLEDAGAVAIMPLGAPIGSGLGIQNRVMIRLIVEGAKVPVLVDAGVGTASDAAVGMELGCDGILMNTAIAEAKDPIRMARAMKLAVEAGREAYLAGRMARRMYADPSSPLAGLI from the coding sequence ATGACGAAGAGCCTTACCCTGAATGGCGCGCCGCACCGTTCCGCCGCCACCACCATCGCCGATCTGGTCCGCGAACTCGACCTTGCGCCCGAGAAGGTCGCGGTGGAACGCAATGGCGAAATCGTCCCGCGCTCGACGCTGGGTGACGCGCCGCTGGCGGATGGCGACAGGCTGGAAATCGTGCACTTCGTTGGCGGGGGCGATCATGCCGCAGATACCTGGACGGTCGCGGGTCGCACCTTCACCTCGCGGCTGATCGTCGGCACCGGCAAGTACAAGAGCTTCGAACAGAACGCGGCGGCCGTTGCAGCTTCGGGCGCAGAGATCGTCACCGTGGCGGTGCGGCGCGTGAACGTCAGCGATCCCAAGGCGCCGATGCTGACCGACTTCATTGACCCCAAGAAAATCACCTACCTCCCCAATACCGCAGGCTGCTTCACTGGCGAGGACGCGGTGCGCACTTTGCGGCTGGCGCGTGAGGCGGGGGGCTGGGATCTGGTCAAGCTGGAGGTGCTGGGCGAGGCGCGCACGCTCTATCCCGATATGCGCGAGACGCTGAAGGCGACTGAGGTGTTGGCCAAGGAGGGCTTCTTGCCCATGGTCTACTGCGCCGATGATCCGATTGCGGCGAAGCAGCTTGAGGACGCGGGCGCTGTGGCGATCATGCCGCTCGGCGCGCCGATTGGTTCGGGCCTCGGCATTCAGAACCGGGTGATGATCCGGTTGATCGTTGAAGGCGCGAAAGTGCCGGTGCTGGTCGATGCGGGCGTCGGCACGGCGTCGGACGCGGCAGTCGGCATGGAGCTCGGCTGCGACGGCATCCTGATGAACACCGCCATCGCCGAAGCCAAAGACCCGATCCGCATGGCCCGCGCGATGAAGCTGGCGGTTGAGGCCGGGCGCGAGGCTTATCTCGCAGGCCGCATGGCGCGGCGGATGTATGCCGATCCCTCCTCGCCGCTCGCGGGATTGATCTGA
- a CDS encoding ribbon-helix-helix domain-containing protein, with protein METPSPYHPPVKRSLSIAGHQTSISLEPLFWEMLKAAALREGLAIAALVARIDAERIKSPTPPGLASAIRVWLVVNSPLP; from the coding sequence ATGGAGACGCCCTCCCCTTACCACCCCCCGGTCAAACGCTCGTTGAGCATCGCGGGCCACCAGACCTCGATCAGCCTTGAACCGCTGTTCTGGGAGATGCTGAAAGCCGCCGCCCTGCGCGAGGGGTTGGCAATTGCCGCGCTGGTCGCCCGCATCGATGCCGAGCGGATCAAGTCACCCACACCTCCGGGGCTGGCCAGTGCGATTCGGGTGTGGTTGGTGGTGAACAGCCCCCTTCCTTGA
- a CDS encoding diacylglycerol kinase family protein: MDTHTPCWLVVNPASGSNDQTSAETLTAALTARGWPVERVVAFPDDPLPDAAALDAAGIAHVVIYTGDGTMNTLINQLSGWGGTVLVLPGGTMNLLPLRLHRTTDLDTILDIVAGGGARARRLDCVRCEAGLALAGLLVGPGTAWSRVRESMRRRDIADIAKETVEALRHTTTGAGVMLADSRLSRDGGYPLVELTPGEHGVQIDGYFAEAALDYAGQAWALVRRRFREGPHDRLGIADSITLVSADGGPLACLIDGEPSECPSGSRFSVEPCGVDLLATSHEL, from the coding sequence ATGGATACGCACACCCCCTGCTGGCTCGTGGTCAACCCTGCAAGCGGGAGCAATGACCAGACCTCTGCCGAAACGCTCACCGCCGCGTTGACAGCGCGGGGCTGGCCGGTCGAGCGGGTGGTGGCCTTTCCCGACGATCCCCTGCCCGATGCCGCCGCGCTGGATGCGGCCGGGATCGCGCATGTGGTGATCTACACTGGCGACGGCACCATGAACACGCTGATCAATCAGCTGTCGGGTTGGGGCGGCACGGTGCTGGTGCTGCCGGGCGGAACGATGAACCTGCTCCCACTGCGGCTTCACCGGACGACAGACCTCGACACGATCCTCGATATTGTTGCGGGCGGCGGTGCGCGAGCGCGGCGGCTGGACTGCGTGCGTTGCGAGGCCGGGCTGGCGCTGGCGGGGCTGCTGGTCGGGCCGGGCACCGCATGGAGCCGGGTGCGCGAATCGATGCGCAGGCGCGATATTGCGGACATAGCGAAGGAAACGGTCGAGGCGCTGCGCCACACCACCACCGGGGCAGGCGTCATGCTGGCCGACAGCCGCCTATCGCGCGACGGCGGCTATCCGCTCGTCGAACTGACCCCCGGCGAGCACGGTGTGCAGATCGACGGATACTTCGCCGAGGCCGCACTCGACTATGCCGGGCAGGCCTGGGCCTTGGTGCGCCGCCGCTTCCGCGAAGGGCCGCACGACCGGCTCGGGATCGCTGACAGCATTACGCTCGTCAGCGCCGATGGCGGCCCGCTGGCCTGCCTGATCGACGGTGAGCCGAGCGAATGCCCCTCCGGTTCGCGATTCTCGGTCGAACCATGCGGAGTGGATCTGCTGGCGACATCGCATGAGCTCTGA
- the murA gene encoding UDP-N-acetylglucosamine 1-carboxyvinyltransferase gives MDKLIIRGGNRLSGTIPISGAKNAALTLIPCALLTEEPLTLRNLPRLADIDGFQHLMNQFGVTTVIQGTRPEDFGRVMSLEATRITSNVAPYDLVRKMRASILVLGPMLARSGEATVSMPGGCAIGNRPIDLHLKALEAFGAKIELAAGYVRAIQPDGGMPGGDFDFPVVSVGATENALMAAVLANGTSRLFNAAREPEIVDLCNMLVAMGAEIEGIGTSNLTIHGVKRLHGATYRVMPDRIEAGSYACAAAITGGEVRLEGAKADDMMATIHALQAIGCDVTWDAKSITVGANGALKATNLTTAPYPGLATDMQAQLMALLCKAEGASVLKETIFENRFMHVPELARMGADITTEGRTAIVKGVDRLTGAEVMATDLRASMSLVIAALAAEGETTVRRLYHLDRGYERLEEKLQLVGADIERVDD, from the coding sequence ATGGACAAACTCATCATCCGCGGCGGCAACCGCCTTTCCGGCACCATCCCGATCTCCGGCGCCAAGAATGCGGCGTTGACGCTGATCCCCTGCGCGCTGCTGACCGAAGAGCCGCTGACCCTGCGCAACCTGCCACGGTTGGCGGATATCGACGGGTTCCAGCATCTGATGAACCAGTTCGGCGTGACCACCGTGATCCAAGGCACGCGGCCTGAGGATTTCGGCCGGGTGATGAGCCTTGAGGCGACCCGCATCACCTCCAACGTCGCGCCCTATGATCTGGTGCGCAAGATGCGCGCGTCGATCCTCGTACTCGGCCCGATGCTGGCCCGTAGCGGCGAGGCGACTGTGTCAATGCCGGGCGGCTGCGCGATCGGGAACCGCCCGATCGACCTGCACCTGAAGGCATTGGAAGCATTCGGGGCCAAGATCGAGCTGGCGGCGGGCTATGTCCGCGCGATCCAGCCTGATGGCGGGATGCCGGGCGGGGACTTCGACTTCCCGGTGGTCAGCGTCGGCGCGACCGAGAATGCGCTGATGGCCGCGGTGCTGGCGAACGGCACCAGCCGGTTGTTCAACGCCGCGCGTGAGCCGGAGATCGTCGATCTGTGCAATATGCTCGTCGCGATGGGCGCGGAGATCGAAGGGATCGGTACCTCCAACCTCACCATCCACGGGGTCAAGCGCCTGCACGGCGCGACCTACCGCGTGATGCCGGACCGGATCGAGGCGGGCTCCTACGCCTGCGCTGCCGCGATCACCGGGGGCGAAGTGCGCTTGGAAGGCGCCAAGGCTGACGACATGATGGCGACGATCCACGCCTTGCAGGCCATTGGCTGCGACGTGACATGGGACGCCAAGAGCATCACCGTGGGCGCGAATGGCGCGCTGAAAGCGACCAACCTCACCACCGCGCCCTACCCGGGCCTTGCCACCGACATGCAGGCCCAGCTGATGGCCCTTCTGTGCAAGGCCGAAGGCGCGAGCGTGTTGAAGGAGACGATCTTCGAAAACCGCTTCATGCACGTGCCCGAACTGGCGCGGATGGGCGCGGACATCACCACCGAGGGCCGCACCGCGATCGTCAAGGGCGTCGACCGCCTGACCGGCGCCGAAGTCATGGCAACCGACCTGCGCGCCTCGATGAGCCTCGTGATCGCAGCGCTGGCGGCTGAGGGTGAGACGACCGTGCGGCGGCTCTATCACCTTGATCGCGGGTATGAGCGGCTGGAGGAAAAGCTCCAGCTGGTGGGCGCGGATATCGAACGGGTGGACGATTGA
- the rplM gene encoding 50S ribosomal protein L13 — MKALSKQTRSIKPAEVEKNWHIIDADGLVVGRLAAIVANILRGKTKPTYTPHVDCGDHVIIINVEKVKFTGNKMGNKIYYKHTGHPGGIKETTPAKVLGGRFPERVLEKAIERMIPRGPLGRDQMRALHLYVGTEHPHDGQKPQVLDVASMNRKNKVAA, encoded by the coding sequence ATGAAGGCGCTCAGCAAGCAGACCCGGTCGATCAAACCGGCCGAGGTCGAAAAGAACTGGCACATCATCGACGCCGACGGTCTCGTCGTCGGTCGCCTCGCCGCGATCGTCGCCAACATCCTGCGCGGCAAGACCAAGCCGACCTACACCCCGCACGTCGATTGCGGTGATCACGTGATCATCATCAACGTTGAGAAGGTGAAGTTCACCGGCAACAAGATGGGCAACAAGATCTATTACAAGCACACCGGTCACCCCGGCGGCATCAAGGAAACCACCCCGGCCAAGGTGCTCGGCGGTCGTTTCCCCGAGCGTGTGCTTGAAAAGGCGATCGAGCGGATGATCCCGCGCGGCCCGCTCGGCCGTGATCAGATGCGTGCGCTGCACCTCTATGTCGGCACCGAACACCCGCATGACGGCCAAAAGCCGCAGGTGCTCGACGTCGCTTCCATGAACCGCAAGAACAAGGTGGCCGCATAA
- the rpsI gene encoding 30S ribosomal protein S9, with translation MSDETTTVSDLADLKDIAAGVPQGDAAEIARVAMPLRDREIDAQGRSYATGRRKDAVARVWVKPGTGKITINGRDQETYFARPTLRLVINQPFTITDRSGQYDVICTVRGGGLSGQAGAVKHGIAQALTKYEPELRSAVKAEGFLTRDSRVVERKKYGKAKARRSFQFSKR, from the coding sequence ATGTCCGATGAAACCACCACCGTCTCGGATCTCGCCGATCTGAAGGACATCGCCGCTGGCGTGCCGCAGGGCGACGCTGCTGAAATCGCTCGCGTTGCCATGCCGCTGCGTGATCGCGAAATCGACGCGCAGGGCCGTTCCTACGCCACCGGCCGCCGCAAGGATGCGGTTGCCCGCGTGTGGGTCAAGCCGGGCACCGGCAAGATCACCATCAACGGCCGCGATCAGGAAACCTACTTCGCGCGTCCGACCCTGCGTCTGGTGATCAACCAGCCCTTCACCATCACGGACCGCAGCGGCCAGTACGATGTGATCTGCACCGTGCGCGGTGGCGGGTTGTCGGGTCAGGCCGGCGCTGTGAAGCACGGCATCGCCCAGGCGCTGACCAAGTACGAGCCGGAATTGCGCTCCGCCGTGAAGGCTGAAGGCTTCCTCACCCGCGACAGCCGCGTGGTCGAGCGTAAGAAGTACGGCAAGGCCAAGGCCCGCCGCAGCTTCCAGTTCTCGAAGCGTTAA
- a CDS encoding UTP--glucose-1-phosphate uridylyltransferase produces the protein MSPKPIRKAVFPVAGLGTRFLPATKVVPKELLCVVDRPLIQYAVDEAREAGIEQMIFVTGRGKTGIVEHFDIAFELEQTMTERGKDLSVLDCTRATPGDVIAVRQQVPLGLGHAIWCARAIVGDEPFAIFLPDELMVAREGGTGCMKQMVEAYSEVGGNLISVLEVPMAQVSSYGVIDPGAANGALTEVRGLVEKPAQADAPSNKIVSGRYILQPEVMRVLENQGKGAGGEIQLTDAMAKMIGTQPFHAVTFDGARYDCGSKVGFVEATLAIALARPDMGAAVRAIALDLLK, from the coding sequence ATGTCTCCCAAGCCGATCCGGAAAGCCGTTTTCCCCGTTGCCGGTCTTGGCACCCGCTTCCTGCCCGCGACCAAGGTGGTGCCCAAGGAGCTGCTCTGCGTCGTTGACCGCCCGCTGATCCAGTATGCGGTGGACGAAGCGCGCGAGGCGGGGATCGAGCAGATGATCTTCGTCACCGGGCGCGGCAAGACCGGGATTGTCGAGCATTTCGACATCGCCTTTGAGCTCGAACAGACCATGACGGAGCGGGGCAAGGATCTCAGCGTGCTCGATTGCACCCGCGCCACGCCCGGCGATGTGATCGCGGTGCGCCAGCAGGTGCCGCTCGGCCTGGGCCATGCGATCTGGTGCGCCCGGGCGATTGTCGGGGACGAGCCGTTTGCGATCTTCCTCCCTGACGAGTTGATGGTCGCTCGCGAAGGCGGCACCGGCTGCATGAAGCAGATGGTCGAGGCCTATAGCGAAGTGGGCGGCAACCTCATCTCTGTGCTCGAAGTGCCGATGGCGCAGGTCTCGTCCTATGGCGTGATCGACCCCGGTGCCGCAAACGGTGCGCTGACCGAAGTGCGCGGGCTGGTCGAGAAGCCTGCGCAGGCCGACGCGCCGTCCAACAAGATCGTCTCGGGCCGCTACATCCTCCAGCCCGAGGTGATGCGGGTGCTGGAGAACCAGGGCAAGGGCGCGGGCGGCGAGATCCAGCTGACCGACGCGATGGCCAAGATGATCGGCACCCAGCCGTTTCACGCCGTCACCTTCGACGGCGCACGGTATGACTGCGGCAGCAAGGTCGGGTTCGTCGAGGCGACCCTCGCCATCGCGCTCGCCCGCCCCGACATGGGCGCCGCAGTGCGGGCGATTGCGCTGGACTTGCTGAAGTAG
- the cutA gene encoding divalent-cation tolerance protein CutA has translation MAAALVWCPFPDVESARAAADALLDEGLIACANILGTIESRFVWEGARASGTETPVLFKTVAERLEDVIERVGELHPYDTPAILGWRVDEAHPATLAWLTGAVSS, from the coding sequence ATGGCCGCCGCGCTGGTGTGGTGCCCCTTCCCCGACGTTGAAAGCGCCCGCGCCGCTGCCGACGCGCTGCTCGATGAAGGGCTGATCGCCTGCGCCAATATCCTCGGCACGATTGAATCCCGCTTCGTGTGGGAGGGCGCCCGCGCATCGGGCACCGAGACCCCGGTGCTGTTCAAAACCGTCGCCGAGCGGCTGGAGGACGTGATTGAGCGGGTCGGCGAGCTGCATCCCTACGATACGCCCGCCATTCTTGGTTGGCGGGTCGATGAGGCCCATCCGGCAACGCTCGCATGGCTGACCGGAGCCGTTTCCAGCTAG
- a CDS encoding MerC domain-containing protein — protein sequence MPHNALPPASRTSLRRRLDQLGIGLAGLCAIHCLATLFLVSALGLGGHFLLEENIHRIGLAVAVAVATAAIGWGLLRHGRMLPFLVAVVGLVLMAAALVVPHGTNEFLLTLVGVALVSVGHVLNLRAAR from the coding sequence ATGCCCCACAATGCGCTTCCCCCTGCGAGTCGGACCTCGCTCCGTCGCCGACTCGATCAGCTCGGGATCGGATTGGCGGGCCTGTGCGCGATTCATTGCCTCGCGACGCTGTTCCTGGTCTCGGCGCTGGGTCTTGGCGGGCATTTCCTGCTGGAGGAGAACATCCACCGTATCGGCCTCGCCGTTGCGGTTGCGGTGGCGACGGCGGCAATCGGCTGGGGCCTGCTGCGCCACGGGCGGATGCTGCCGTTCCTCGTCGCGGTGGTCGGTCTGGTGCTGATGGCAGCCGCGCTGGTGGTGCCGCATGGGACCAATGAATTCCTGCTGACGCTGGTGGGTGTGGCGCTGGTTTCGGTCGGCCATGTGCTGAACCTGCGCGCCGCGCGCTGA